GTATATACTCGAGGATTTTTCACACGGAGAAATTATCGTACGATACAAAGAGTTGTCCGTTTGTTTGCTTGATATATTACCTGAAAGCGCTAATATAAGCCCGTACGTGTACGTGCAAGCGAGCGTGCGCCCTGATTCGCcgtggccgggccgggcaTCGACAATGACATTACTTACTGCTAGCAGAGGTAGGGTATAAAATTTAGAGtcgcgtacgtacgtgcatgaCGTCTCGATCACGTACGGTTGGTCGGCCGGACACATGCATATGCACGCACGTACGGCCTCGACCGTGTgtctgtgtgcatgcatgcatacacatGAGCGGATATCGTTGCTGCTGAATTTTGTCGCCACGCACCCACAAATCTGTTAAAGGTTGACTTAACTAACACTAACACTAGCGTAGCAGGTGTGTCCGTGGATTGTTACCCGACCCTCGATGGTTAGGTACGGTTATATATACGTGTCATACGTTTATGCGTATGGATATACGATCGTCCCGTTATTCACGTGTAGGTCACGGATATACTCGTACTATACGTTTCTTGAAATAtgtcatattagttttcattaagacaaatATTTGACCACAATTGTTATGATAAGGTGTGTTTGTATGACATGAAACTACAAATATTATGAAttacttttgataacgaatctaacgATACAAGTATTAtgtcatattttattttgagaaggttgaccggcggcggccagacCAGGGAAGAGGCTGACGGGTTGCTGAATTTTGTCGGCAAACAAATCTgttaaagtttgacttaacGAACATAGTGTACGACGGATTTaatgaaagagaaaaatataaaataattaattttatCTCTAAAATGACACCGAATTATAGTTATATTTGGTCTCTCAAACGGCAAATTATGATACTTTCAGTCATCTCCCAAAGTTGAATGGTTTTGACTCCACATGGAGAGTGTCTTTCCTCTTGAATTTTGCACGTTGGATGCCTCGATGGCTTCTCGGAAATGTTACATGAATTCGAAATTGTATACATTTGATTCTCTTAGCTATGCATTATGCATTGTGACATCTGGaaatttttgagaaaaaactaCTCCGCTTGGAGTCAAAGCCGATCAAACGTATGCGATTTTGAGTTGATAGACAATTTccaaatattgtttttttagctTGCACGCAGGCAGTGAATCAGAGTACTATTCTTTAAGACTTTAAAATTTCTTTTAGATCAAACTCGGCCGATCGGTTAATTCCTCGTCGTAGATCACAGTAGCATCGATCGGCCGTGGTTTTTACTGGAGTAGTTGGGTGAGTGCGCAAAGTAAAGTCGATCGGGCCGGAAGCAAGCAAGGAGGTCTTGTCGCGCGCATTGAATCTAATCTGAGCAACCATCTCGATACGCAAGTGCAAAGCATTAATCCATGCAAATGCAAAAGGATGTAATCATTAGGTTTGCCTCGGGAAGGAAAGCAGCGCATGCACACATGTCGCGGCTCACTCTTCTCCCTCCAGCTAGCCGGCCTATACAGACAAATCATCGATAAGCTTGTCGTAACGTCGGCCAGTACTACTCCACTTCACTCCACTCCACTGTACGAAGTGCTAGTATTCACTCCAATCCACTGTAGCAGCTGCGGCAGGGGCGTGCTCCTATCTGCTCTATCTAGGCTAGCTTTTCTAGATCAAGATCGATCTGGGTTTTGCATTTGCATCCTGCCGGATCGATcgactactccctccgtcctttTTTTGGGCGTTTTAGATTTTGCGCTGGTACAAAGGAGCCTAAGCAATCAAGTTTTGGATCAAAATAGTCTTGCATGCGTCCTGTCTGCAGCCTCTTTTCCGCTGGATACTTTTTTAGTTGCCCAATGAGTTTAGCAGCATGCATGCGGGGTGGGAAGAAAACTCCTCGGGAAGGGAAGTTTCATCACTTATCCTATGCACTGGTTGTGGCCTGTGGGACGAACAGTGGGGTTATTTTGGACAACCAAGAGCTGCATGCTGTTACACGACTGCTAAATCAGGACATGGCGGTTTGAATAGTACGCCTCAAAatttaggacggagggagtagcttgcAACGATCTGACGAGGACAGTAGGATGTCCAGACAGATGGAGCCAACATTAACTCGATCGTGCCTCTCTCAATGCACCGATCTAAAATCCAGAGGAAAATTGCACAGAACACTCTAACATATTGGTTGATCGGCTGTTGCACAAACACTCCGtattcgtttttttttcttcaaaatatcTACTATTTGGCTAATCCGTTGCAAATAAGGCCTAACTCGAATTTCAGCGCGCTAACGACGATTCAGACCGGTGAGGCCCATCCGTCGGCGTGGCAGCGTCGCGCCCACTGCGACATGGCCGGGACGCGGCCGGTATGCGCGCGTGCGGCACAATGGCGATGGCAACGGCGTGTGGCATGACGCGACCAGCGGCGACGACGCCTTGTTCGTGCCAGATACCGCGGCAGAGGTGGCGCTGGTGCCCGTGAAGCTAGCACGGCGGCACGGGCTCAAAGGgcagcgggggcctccgcgcaCGACAGCGCTTTCAGCGGCAAGGGACGACAACCGAAGCGTGGCGTGCGGTGGCTGGTGATGGCTCGCGGCATGGAGCCTGCGGTGAAGCACAGAACCAGACCCGATCCACGCTGGCAAGGCCAGGGCGCCATGTTGGCACTGACCGGTGGGCTCCACCGGTCAGAAACGTCGTTAGCGTGCAGAAACTCGAGTTATGACTTATTTATAACAGATTAGCCGAATAGTAAATGTTTCGCGAAAAACACCAACAGTAAGTCTTTTCCACAACAAACCTTTGAGTGTTTTGTGCAGTTCTCTTTAAAATCCAGAAACACACGTTGTGCTAGTACTAGCAGTAGAGTTGAGGATATACTTATACTATCGTTGAGCTGCATTTCAGGCAGGATCGCGCGTGCTCAGCTTCGCTGGCTAGCGTACGTAGTACGTACTACCTATGTTTGCCTGCAGGcttctctctagctctctagATAGCCGCATGCGCCTTTGCAGGGCAGCCGGTACCAGAGATGTGATCCGGCCGGCCAGAGATATATAGATGTGACGACGCATGCATGATTCATTTGTTTCGAGAAATGGGGAACGGAATGATTACTTGCTCTCACTGCTCTCTGCATTGCATGCTGCTGAGAGGCTATGCTAACAAGAACGACCTGACAACTCAACACGAGCTAGTCTCACTACAACATCACTCCCAGTCGATCAGCTCTCCTTTCCTTGCCTATCTATATGCATATATGCTGCACCGGCCACCTAGCTATACGCTTCACTTCACTTCTCACTCTGCcaagctagctaagctaggcCGCATATATTAATGCTAGTTAGCTGCGCGCCACGCTACTTATCCATCTATCGACGATCACAGGCTTTAATTTAGCCTCTTTTACTAATCCATCGAGCTACCGTTTTCACACATGTACAAAACAAATTGACAAACAAATACAGTAAGACCAACGCGTCATACTTGACAGGTCGTAAATTAATTAAACTGTCCCTCTCCAGAGTTCTCTCATTGTTCTACATCAACTAGTGCCTGTTTCATTTCTCGTGTGTTTGATTTGTGCAAACTGGCCATCTAAATTTCTATTCCCTCGTGCTATTTCTCTCTGGCTTTaacttctcttcttttctttttcattttgtttcatCGATCTTTGAGCAGTttctgctgcatgcatgcttcagCGTGTACGTGCGTTGAGACTAGCTGTCTTAGCTTAATTAGCTCTTTTGTTGCAATGCTTGTTAACTCCTCTTCGGTTTGTTTTACAATGATGTTGTGACATTCACGCCACGGTGTTATTCAGTATAGTATTGTTTTTACCTATACTCTGTGCTTCGTTTTTTCCTGATGAGAAATGGAGCAGGGGCAAGTTttgatcctttttttttcatctaaaaaaagagagagagtaTCTTTCTTTTCTCGTTAGGTTCAACCAAAAACCAAAATCTCCCTTTTCTGGTTTGAATTTAGTGCAGGCGGGCCCGTTTTTACACTCTGACCCTGGGCTTGTAACTGCAGGCCCATATCCTGACTTTGTTCCTACGACTCTCCTGGAAGCCCAGAATCGGACTGGACTAGGCCGGCTGCGGCCCACTTATGATTAACCAAATCAAACCCTGCAGAGAACTTTAccaaggcccgcaacgtcatACATTCCCAGTTTTCAGGCTCATCTTCTTCATAGTTTTTctcaagagaaagaaaaaaaaaagatctgcTATGTATTTTCCACTAACACAATGAATAGAGACATCCACTTATTTTGTTTAAGATTTCCTTGGTTACACCTTTAAGAAAGATATAACATTGTGATCATTGCATATATATTTCTCCAACACTGCACAGCAGGTTTTGAACAAAAATACAATGCCACGCACGGCGAGAGAGAACCACTCGCCGGTCGAAACTTAATTTATGACACGACACACGAGTATGGTGATGGTGAGGTTTAGAGGGGGCAGACAGAGATTGAAAcacatcatcatcctcatcctcaCAAGAGTAAAGACAGACACTGCCAGGGCTCCTGTCATGCATCATGTGTGTTGTGACACCATATGGACCACTTCAGCAGTACTCGTTCGCCACGCTATCTGAGACCATGTCCATCGTGGTGTCGTTCGAGCTGGTGGAGTTGGCCTCGACACTCCGGTTTCCCATTCCAGCCGCTCCTTGAGTTGGGTGGTAGCTCTGGAGGCTCCGGCGGACTGGGCTGGACAGGGCGTTTGAGAACAAGGTGGGATTCTTCGACTGATCGCTGTTGCTGGCCCGAGGAGCCAGCCCAGATCCCTGTCCATGTGAACCAACGGAAAGTTGGCCGCTTGAGTTGGCAAACTGCCCTGCGCTCTGAGGGTACTGATGTAATCTTGGGGCCGTTTGTGCGTCACTGCTGCCTCCATAGTCCATCTCATGCTGCAAAATGGTGTTGGCCAGACACATGAGGTTTCATCACTAGTTTACCAACATGTGTACAAGTAAACAAAGATACAGCTTACGCCATTTAGCAATCGAAAAGATACTAGCCAACTTGGATGTGTTATATTTTGTCAAGTTCATGACACTTATGAATGACAAACTCAATACAGACTGGTtccagaaaaaacaaacaccCCTGCATCTAATTCAAGTTATATCTGAACCGGAGATTGTCTCCAGTGAGATAGGTATATTAGAGAAACTGTTTCACTCATCACAATTTAAATTTGCACTGTCACATGAACATCAAGGGGCATAAACTAAACACGATGGGTTGTGATCGATAGGGATATCACCGGCCAGTTCAGTtgataaataaaaatcatTGCATTTGACAACTTTTGTTCATTGTGCCCGTACCTGTATATGAGCCAGTATTTCAGTTACCGTCAACCTCGATTCTTCCTCCTGCTTCCTCGTGATCCACTGGGAGAGCTTCTCCTGCATCGGCAACAAGAGGATCTGGTAAGTACAAGTTTCAACCGTTCAAGCAAGTTTACTACTAAGCTGACAGGACCGAACCGCCTAGCGAACCCCAGAcatctgaattctgaaatcaACAGGCGTGGATTCTTCAGACTACAGAATTCCCTACATACGTGCAGCTACATACCCCCACTCGCCGGGACAAATAGATGAAATGGCAATTAAGCCACGATTCAGGTTCCTGGAGTCCTGCAGCCCTGCTCTCTTGCAGGccaattttgaaatttgtgtgtgtttctttaTAGACTACTATTAGGATGAGTAATTCACAGTCTGAATCTACAACTCTGAAATCCCTAGACAGACATCATGTGTCAAGTGTCCTCTGTTGATGCTAAATATTACAGTAgttaaattcttttttttacaacaaCCGCCATGGAATCGAACGATCGGTAACAGAATCGAAAGAGAAGGTAGGGTTTTGAGTAGTATACGGACGAGGGcgtggagctcgccggcgtgGAAGGACTGCTTCTGCTGCGCCATGGCCTGGGAGTAGAGCTGGGAGAGCGAGTTGGCGGCGCCGCAGAAGGTGGAGTATAGCGTGCGGTCCGCCTCGTCCAGCCGCGGCGGAGCCTCCGTCTTCCTCTTccgcgccatcgccgccgccgccgagcacgAACCCTAGGCTAGGATCGAGAAGAAgacccctctctctctggtTTTCCTTGGCCCACAGCTTgatcttttttatttattttatgagACCGTATCTGTATGTATTTTGTATTCgtacaaaatattttttgggaGATATCAGTATCCTTTTCTTTAATTGGAGGGATATtattctttttaatttttataaGTGGTAGTACTACTATCTTTTCTTTACCATACCTTAATTCACAATTCACAGTTTCGTTAGTCCGTCGTCCGCCCACCCACCCGACGCACGCAAAAGAATCGTCGTCCGCCTCCATGCGAAAACTTCGGATCGTTAGAATCCCCGTATCAGGCTAGGCCCACCGGAACAACCCTAAACCCCCGCCGTCGCCCCTCTGCTGCCCtgcctcctcggctcctcgcTCCAGCCGCCGTCCCATCGCCTCCGCGCCAACTCATCGCATCGCTCTCCGTTTCGGTGCCTGCCTcgtcctccctccctccccgccTCCCGCCAGGTACATTCCCTCGCTACCATTTGCCCGATTTGGCCCATTCCAAGGTTTCACCCTCACCCGCTCTTGATCGCTGCTCTGCACCAGGTCGGCAGGTGGAGCTCGCCAGCAAGCTCGGCCAGGCCCGTGGCTTCCAACCTCCAGAGGCCAGTCCTGGTTGCGCTGGCTGCCTCCGGCAACGCGCCTTCTTCCCCAGTGGACCGTACTGCCCTCTTTATATGTTCCCATCAtgtcctccttttttttgtcatgtgGGTGTTGTGCTTGAATCTTGTTTTGGCGCTGGGCTGGTGGTTGCAGAGGTGGTGACCGAGCTCGATGTGGTGTCCAGCTTCAGCGAGATCGTGCTTGACACCTTCGTCTTGGATGATTTCGAGAAGTAACTGCTATTCCCGTGACTCCCCTTCCAATACCAACCCTGCTCACAAAACTAGGTAATCTCCCTAGCTGTTCTTCTTGTTTCAGTTTATTTCTCCGTCTCAAGTAAACAATTAAATAGTGCTCAAAGCAATTGTAACTCATTTTTCAACTGTCAATATTTTGGTTTGTTTGTCGGTGTGATCAGTCAAACGACTTCTGACCTATTGGGTAGAACATCAATAAACGGAACAGAAATCTTGTTTCTTGCACCAAGAATTATGTAGTTCGTCTGCATCATATCCGACAAAGTAGGACGCCATTCAGTCCTCTTCACAAATTCTTGCATGCATTCATCTCTTTGTTAAAGATATAAAATACAGACCTTCTGAAGCACCTCATTAGACTTTCTCAGCCATGGAAACAGAAGATTTAGATTTTAGAGTAATCCTGTACTTTATTTTTTAGTATTCTCATGCGTTTGGGCATTTCTTATTTCCTAAATCATTGTTCTCTAAAATCTCTGCAGGAGAACTTCCTGGCATTAAACGTGTGGCAACCGTAAGTGTTGCCCAGGGTGTCACAGAGGTGAAGTTTCAGCAGTTTTTAAATAGTTGGTGTAGTCGGaggtttcttctttttattgCAGTGATGTGGAGCCATTTTAGCATGTACTTATTTCTGGTTGATGTGTAGTGTTTTCAAACATCAGCAGAACAATATGTTTGATATATGGGTGCATCATATCTTGGTGGCTAATGAAAGCAAAATTGGCACAATGCAGACAAGATGATGGTATTAGTGTACAAGTTGCAGCTTCTACTCTCTGAATTTGAAGGACTCATTCCTGAATTTTGAGTAAAGCTTCTGCTCCTGCTTCTTGTGTCATTTATGTAGACCTTTCTACTTGCTTACAGAATTAAATTTTTcctgttttttctttatttgaaATAGATAGTAAAGAAGTAGCACTATCATTTTACAGCCACTGCAATTCACGCTAACCATGAATCTAAAACTTTCCTTCAATCTTTGCAATCAAGTGTTAACCACACTCTTCATGAATTGAGTTCTTGATTTGACTAGAAAATGTTTCTCCTGTCCAGGAGTTCATGAGCAAGGTGACCAGGATAATGATGAACTGATGATGGGTAATTTTCAGTGCACATATATTCATTAATTCTCTAAACGAACTAGAGTTGATTCTTATGTTAAATATTGACATCTTTTGTGTCAAAGGAGGCCGTTTTATTTGTTATGTGGTCCAGTGGTCCATTTGATCATCTATACGGATAGTATTAATGCGAACATGTATTATATATGAAATCATTTTTATTTGTGTAGTGAAAATTGTTTTATACGTTGGGAATGTTTGGTGCCCATGTTTGTCGAGAAGCTTGATGTAGAAATACGCGTGAATTGCGTGATAAAATTTTCATaacatattttctattttcgtTGCAACGCATGGGCACTCTGCTAGTTGCTTTTAATTTTGAGATATTGGACAGATTTGACATTATCTGTTCCCAAATATAAAAAAGTCCTAACTTTGTTCTAACTCAAACATCTccaattttgatcaaatttaaaaaaatatcaacttCTACAACTCTATATGTTTTTATTGTAATTGATCATTATATACATGTTCATAATAAACTTATTTTGGTATTGTAGATTTTGGTAGATTTCTCTACAAACTAAGTCAAATTTGAAGACACTTGTTATATATAAGAACAAAGGGAGTATAGAGCAAAACGTGCGATATCTAACACGCGCGCGGTTAGGACGAAGTTGAATTGGCCGGGACTTACCTAAGGACTGAAAACGTAATCTAACCATGGATTTGTTGAGGAGGAAATAGTAGGTAGATGAAATTTATGCTGATAGCCCAGTATTTTTCTACGCATTGaaattttgaacttgaaattttgcaggtttttAGAACATcactcccaacatatggtattttggtagaatttttttgaaacttttaaacatgatttttattaAGTTTGCAtggtttgcaccgaatgaagGTTTTTATCAGATACGCCGCCTTATGAGAATACCATAGTTTTTAGATTTACCAAAGTTTTAAAATACAGTGACTCATTTTCCGTAGGGACGAAAGCAAATACTCTGGGTTTTGTGGATAAATCGATCGGCACTAGGAACGAAGCGGGTGTTACCACACTTGCTCTCTACTCATGGCCGGGAATTTTGAATGTGCGAAtggaaatgaaatgaaagaacAATGGTTTCAGGGATTAAAAGTATTgcggaatttttttttaaatgctaCGTTTCATTATAGTCATCCTAGTGACCTAGTAtaaggttgtgtttgtttgggctggaGCTCCACAGCTGCAGATTCCAGAATCAGCTGTGCCTGACAGCTACAGCTGGAATATTGGAGCTGTCTGatgcctgtttgtttgggcggTTGGTTCGGCTGCAGCTGCAATTGAAATGTGCTGAAATGACCCTATAGTTCTGTAGATTAAATACGTAGTtctcccttcgatccatattagttgtcgaaatattacatgtatcgaGACGCTctttaggcataaatacattcatatttgagcaaatttgagacaattaatatgaatcggagggagtacatgataaTAAAATCCTAGTGTACTCATATAGTCACATTCGAGTCTTGCAATCGAGATACTCGTAcattagaaaaatatatataggcAACAAATTACTTGCTCAATAAGGTGGAAGGCACCGTATgtacagaaaaaacaaatcaccaatACAGTTCTGTACGTGTCTGAGGGAAAATGCTGCAACTTGCAAGAAGCAACATCCAAACGGCTGGGCACCGGTGATTAGCGAGAGGCCGGATGCGTAGGGACGGCGAGAACTCCGACAGCGCTGCTCATCTTGGCATTCGACGAGCAGATCAGGTGGCGACGCAGCTCGGAGCAGAGGGCCGCGCCGCAGGTTGCAGCAGCGGCGCAAcaggagaggaggccggctCGGAGGAGGGGCATCGGGGCCACCTGGAGAAGCAGGTCATCAGGGAGGACTCTGGGGGCCGTGCCTCTTCGTCTCCCCCGGGCAGCGTCGGACGGTGGCCGTGGATTGGGGAGATCAGGcggcagaggaaggagaggggcGGCGTGCGGCGGAGGAATAGGGAAGGAAGCGGTCGTGCAGTGGAGAGGTAAGGGGCGGCTGCGGCGCCGTGGGGAGGCatggggcggcggccgcggcggcgtggggagcAGCCCAGCAAGGGAGGAACCCTAGCGAATGGCTTCGGAGCAGAGATGCAGCAGACGGGTCGGGAGATGAAAAGGAGCTCGAAGCGGTACAAGGGCAATTTTGATGTTGTATGTTATTTGGTGGGAGGGTATTTCGGTAAAAGTTACGTTTTGGAGCCGGTAGCAGCTGCGAGAACCACCTATTTTGCAGCTTCCGGTCGGCAATGCGTTTCGATGGAGCGCTCCACGGGAACAGCTACAAGAATCCGGCCCAAAAATgagtgtttgtttgggctccagCTTATAAGGCCTAGAATCTGTTGGAGCAGCAAACAACCGGACCCTAAGTCATTGACCAAGCGAACATGTTTCGCTCCGCAAATTCGAATAAAAATACAGTTAAACACAAGCAAGTAATAAGGTCTTTGAAAATTAGGGAGTGAACGAGTAGATGGGCGATAAAAGTCGTTGAAATTGCGTATTCGCTGTCACTAAAACGTCATCTCGGTCTCCATATGGTCTACT
The Brachypodium distachyon strain Bd21 chromosome 2, Brachypodium_distachyon_v3.0, whole genome shotgun sequence genome window above contains:
- the LOC100842848 gene encoding uncharacterized protein LOC100842848, with the translated sequence MARKRKTEAPPRLDEADRTLYSTFCGAANSLSQLYSQAMAQQKQSFHAGELHALEKLSQWITRKQEEESRLTVTEILAHIQHEMDYGGSSDAQTAPRLHQYPQSAGQFANSSGQLSVGSHGQGSGLAPRASNSDQSKNPTLFSNALSSPVRRSLQSYHPTQGAAGMGNRSVEANSTSSNDTTMDMVSDSVANEYC